The segment GTGGGGTATCGTGTGCCCCCGCAACGGCACCGGCGGCGGCATCTGGAGCAGTCGGCGCCTACCCGGCCAGGTAGCTCAGTTGGTACGAGCGTCCGACTGAAAATCGGAAGGTCGGCGGTTCGACCCCGCCCCTGGCCACCACAGTCAAGTCCGGCCCAGTCCCCTCGCGACCGTCTCTGCGCGCACGATCAATCGGTCCGCGCGCCCGGGGACGGGCACGAACCCGAACCGCGCGTACAGAGCCCGACCGCCGTCGGTCGCGGCATCGACGACGATCGCCCGCACCGCCGGGCCAGACTCACTGGCGGTGATGATCCGCTCGAGGGCGTCGGCCAGGAGCACGTCGCCGAGCCTGCGCCCCCGCAGCGAGCGGTCCAGGGCCAGCTTCGCGATCAGCGCGGCGGGCACCGGGTCGGGGACGCCACGGGCGATCCGGTTCGGTGCCTCGCCGCGGGGTACCCCGTGGGCACTGAGTGCGTAGAACGCGACGACGCGAGCACTGCCCGACCCGGTCCACACGAATGTCTGGGCGACGCGGGCCCGTGCCGCGGGGCCGGCGTGGTCACGCAGCCAGGTGTCCAGGTCAGGCTCGCCTGACTCGAACGCGGAGACATCGTGTACGGCGAGGTCCAGCACAGCGCTCGTGAACCGAGGTCGATCGG is part of the Candidatus Nanopelagicales bacterium genome and harbors:
- a CDS encoding GNAT family N-acetyltransferase, which codes for MTDRPRFTSAVLDLAVHDVSAFESGEPDLDTWLRDHAGPAARARVAQTFVWTGSGSARVVAFYALSAHGVPRGEAPNRIARGVPDPVPAALIAKLALDRSLRGRRLGDVLLADALERIITASESGPAVRAIVVDAATDGGRALYARFGFVPVPGRADRLIVRAETVARGLGRT